A genomic window from Providencia alcalifaciens includes:
- the hybB gene encoding Ni/Fe-hydrogenase cytochrome b subunit, giving the protein MATHDKEQPLGGRLVSWPVIVFGPFVILCLILIVKRLVFGLSSVSDLNGGYPWGIWIAFDLLIGTGFACGGWALAWAVYVFNRGEYHPLVRPALLASLFGYSLGGLSITIDVGRYWNLPYFYIPGYFNTNSVLFETAVCMTIYIGVMALEFAPAICERFNWKVSLKRLNKVMFFIIALGALLPMMHQSSMGSLMIAAGHKVHPIWQSYEMLPLLSLLTAFIMGFSIVIFEGSLLQSALKGQGADERPLFVKLTNILQVFLVLFLVCRFGELIYRGKMHYVMAMDFYAMMFWIETALMVIPLIIFRMPSLRTDSRWLYISGLSMLLGSALWRMSYSLIAFNPGGGYDYFPTAEEILISIGFVAIEVCAYILLVRLLPIIPAIKKSNSSPSQARGKA; this is encoded by the coding sequence ATGGCAACGCATGATAAAGAACAGCCGCTAGGTGGGCGTTTAGTCAGTTGGCCAGTGATTGTCTTCGGACCGTTTGTCATCCTGTGCCTGATTTTGATTGTAAAACGTTTAGTGTTTGGTCTGAGTTCAGTCTCTGACCTGAACGGTGGATACCCATGGGGGATTTGGATTGCCTTTGACTTACTGATTGGTACCGGTTTTGCCTGTGGTGGATGGGCGTTAGCGTGGGCGGTGTATGTCTTTAACCGCGGTGAATATCACCCTTTAGTGCGTCCTGCTCTGTTGGCGAGTCTATTTGGTTACTCTCTCGGTGGTTTGTCTATCACCATCGACGTGGGTCGCTACTGGAACCTGCCTTATTTCTATATTCCGGGGTACTTTAATACTAACTCCGTGCTGTTTGAAACCGCGGTGTGTATGACTATCTACATCGGTGTGATGGCGCTGGAGTTTGCCCCTGCAATTTGTGAACGCTTTAATTGGAAAGTGTCATTAAAACGCTTGAATAAAGTGATGTTTTTTATCATCGCATTGGGTGCGTTACTGCCAATGATGCACCAATCTTCCATGGGTTCACTGATGATTGCCGCAGGGCACAAGGTTCATCCGATTTGGCAAAGCTATGAAATGTTGCCGTTATTATCGCTACTGACCGCCTTCATTATGGGGTTCTCCATTGTGATATTTGAAGGCTCCTTATTGCAGTCAGCGTTAAAAGGGCAAGGGGCTGATGAACGACCTCTGTTCGTTAAGTTAACCAATATCCTTCAAGTGTTCTTAGTGCTGTTCTTGGTTTGCCGTTTCGGTGAGTTGATTTACCGCGGCAAGATGCACTATGTGATGGCGATGGATTTCTACGCCATGATGTTCTGGATTGAGACTGCATTAATGGTGATCCCGCTGATTATCTTCCGGATGCCATCTTTGCGTACTGACTCAAGATGGTTATATATCAGTGGATTAAGCATGTTACTGGGTTCTGCGCTATGGCGTATGAGCTACTCACTGATCGCCTTCAATCCTGGCGGTGGGTATGACTATTTCCCAACCGCAGAAGAGATATTAATTTCCATCGGTTTTGTGGCCATCGAGGTGTGTGCATACATCTTGTTAGTTCGCCTATTACCGATTATTCCAGCAATAAAAAAATCTAATTCAAGTCCTTCTCAGGCCCGAGGTAAAGCATGA
- the hybA gene encoding hydrogenase 2 operon protein HybA, which translates to MDRRNFLKLSAGGALLASTTSPSLAGAENRPPIPNALGMLYDSTLCVGCQACVTKCQDINHPERNPVGPQTWSNNDKLTPYTNNVIQVWSDGSGLHKDQEKDGYAYIKKQCMHCVDPNCVSVCPVSALTKDPKTGIVHYDPDICTGCRYCMVGCPFNIPKYAYDDKFGAIHKCELCNQKGVERLDKGGLPGCVEVCPTGAVIFGTREELLAEAKKRLSLKVGEEYGFPRQTVHHNDPNVMPAPKYQQHIYGELEGGGTQVMVLSGVPYQNLGLPELDELSTGARSENVQHTLYKGMVLPLAALAGLSFLVYRNTKNHDSHDDKSHGHKTHDNQNHDDQNHKDKGGDSNGNA; encoded by the coding sequence GTGGATAGACGAAATTTCCTTAAGCTCTCAGCTGGGGGAGCGCTACTTGCTAGCACCACTTCGCCGAGCTTGGCGGGAGCGGAAAATAGGCCGCCAATTCCGAATGCGCTGGGTATGTTGTATGACTCGACACTCTGTGTTGGGTGTCAGGCGTGCGTCACCAAGTGTCAGGATATTAACCATCCTGAGCGCAACCCTGTAGGACCTCAAACATGGTCAAACAATGACAAACTGACGCCATACACCAACAACGTGATTCAAGTTTGGAGCGATGGCTCAGGCTTACATAAAGATCAGGAAAAAGACGGATACGCCTACATTAAAAAACAGTGTATGCACTGTGTTGATCCTAACTGCGTCTCTGTTTGTCCTGTTTCTGCGCTCACCAAAGACCCAAAAACAGGTATCGTGCATTACGATCCTGATATCTGTACAGGTTGCCGTTATTGCATGGTGGGTTGCCCATTCAACATTCCTAAATATGCTTATGACGACAAATTTGGTGCCATCCATAAATGTGAACTGTGTAACCAAAAAGGTGTAGAACGCTTAGATAAAGGTGGTTTACCAGGTTGTGTTGAAGTGTGCCCTACGGGGGCGGTGATTTTTGGTACCCGAGAAGAGCTTCTCGCCGAAGCGAAAAAACGTTTATCGCTGAAAGTAGGCGAAGAGTACGGCTTCCCTCGCCAAACTGTTCATCACAATGACCCGAACGTGATGCCTGCACCGAAATACCAGCAACATATTTACGGTGAATTGGAAGGTGGTGGTACTCAGGTCATGGTGCTTTCTGGCGTACCATATCAAAATTTGGGACTGCCAGAGTTAGATGAACTGTCAACTGGCGCACGTTCTGAAAATGTTCAGCACACCTTGTACAAAGGCATGGTTCTACCTCTCGCGGCATTAGCGGGACTGAGTTTCTTAGTGTATCGCAATACTAAGAATCATGATTCTCATGATGACAAATCTCATGGCCATAAAACGCATGACAACCAAAATCATGACGACCAAAATCATAAGGACAAGGGGGGCGACTCTAATGGCAACGCATGA
- the hybO gene encoding hydrogenase 2 small subunit, which produces MAGDNSILSPHGINRRDFMKLCTALAATMGLSGKAAAQMADAVSDPERPPVIWIGAQECTGCTESLLCATHPTLENLILDTISLEYHEVLSAAFGEQVEENKHNAIEKYKGKYVLVVDGSIPLKDDGIYCMVAGKPIVEHIRMAAEGAAAIIAIGSCASWGGVAAAGDNPTGAVGLNEVIKDKTVINIPGCPPNPHNFLATVAHLITYNRPPALDSKNRPMFAYGRLIHEHCERRPHFDAGRFAKEFGDAGHREGWCLYHLGCKGPETYGNCSTLQFCDVGGVWPVAIGHPCYGCNEENVGFHKGIHQLANVENQTPRSEKPDLNNKEGGQVSATAVGLIGGVVGLVAGVSVMAVRELGRQKRQNDTNSRGE; this is translated from the coding sequence ATGGCAGGAGATAACTCTATTCTTTCTCCCCATGGCATTAATCGCCGTGACTTTATGAAGTTGTGTACAGCGCTTGCTGCGACAATGGGGTTAAGTGGAAAAGCCGCCGCTCAAATGGCTGATGCAGTGAGTGATCCAGAACGTCCACCCGTCATTTGGATTGGTGCTCAAGAGTGTACTGGATGTACAGAATCGTTGCTGTGTGCGACTCACCCAACTCTCGAAAATTTAATTCTCGATACCATTTCTCTCGAATATCACGAAGTTCTCTCTGCGGCTTTTGGCGAGCAGGTTGAAGAGAACAAGCACAATGCTATTGAAAAATATAAAGGTAAGTATGTTTTAGTGGTGGATGGTTCGATTCCACTGAAAGATGATGGCATCTACTGCATGGTGGCAGGAAAACCTATCGTTGAGCATATCCGTATGGCTGCTGAAGGTGCGGCTGCGATTATTGCTATCGGCTCTTGCGCTTCTTGGGGCGGGGTTGCTGCGGCAGGGGATAACCCTACAGGTGCGGTTGGCTTAAATGAAGTCATCAAAGATAAAACCGTGATTAACATTCCGGGTTGCCCGCCAAACCCACATAACTTCTTAGCAACGGTTGCCCACCTGATCACTTATAACCGTCCACCAGCGTTGGATAGTAAAAATCGTCCAATGTTCGCGTACGGTCGATTAATTCATGAACACTGTGAACGACGTCCACACTTTGATGCGGGGCGCTTCGCAAAAGAGTTTGGCGATGCTGGTCACCGTGAAGGTTGGTGTTTATACCATTTAGGCTGTAAAGGGCCAGAAACTTACGGCAACTGTTCTACCTTGCAATTTTGTGACGTTGGCGGTGTGTGGCCAGTGGCAATCGGGCATCCATGCTACGGCTGTAACGAAGAAAATGTGGGCTTCCACAAAGGTATCCACCAATTAGCGAATGTGGAAAACCAAACACCACGTTCCGAAAAACCGGATTTGAATAACAAAGAAGGTGGACAAGTTTCTGCAACTGCCGTGGGCTTAATCGGTGGTGTAGTTGGTCTGGTGGCGGGTGTCAGTGTGATGGCTGTACGTGAGTTAGGGCGTCAAAAACGTCAAAATGATACCAACTCACGGGGAGAATAA
- the hypF gene encoding carbamoyltransferase HypF: MKNGIQLRIKGKVQGVGFRPYVWQLAHQCALNGDVCNDGEGVLVRLLETADIPLFTQLLYQHCPPLAHIESVQPQPFQWDELPKKFTIRHSGAGRMDTQVIPDAATCKACRDELFDPTNRRYHYPFANCTHCGPRFTIIRQMPYDRPNTSMAAFPLCPKCQQEYENPADRRFHAQPNACATCGPEIQLCDKNGKILAIHHHALEQTATDLLNGKIAAIKGLGGFHLACDATHFHAVEQLRQRKHRPSKPLAVMIPSLDWLKNQGVDVTEGLSALLESAAAPIVLIHRWKNSVLSENIAPHLREVGVMLPSNPLQHLLMAQVNKPLVMTSGNASGKPPVLTEQAAFTDLANIADIWLMHNRDIVQRADDSLVRYHAGKAEMLRRARGYVPDAIDLPAGFESSPSILALGADLKNTFCLLRDKSAVMSQHLGDLDDVDIYQQYQQAITLFESIYRFKPEYLVGDMHPNYVSHRYGKTFSEQLNIPMIHVQHHHAHIAAAMAEHGIPLGDEKVIGLALDGLGFGDDNRLWGGECLLVDYASSQHLGGLPPVAMPGGDLASRQPWRNLLAHLEKFVPDWQTNPIASVLAPFAYPLLQKAISRGLNCPTASSTGRLFDAIAAALRICPEQTSWEGEGACQLEALALQSSAQQHPVTMPVVDNQLDLSTFWHEWLAYDAPRAERAHAFHQALAQGFADLALQQAKQHGIQQVVLSGGVLHNQLLRHLLIENLQPLEVLHARQLPMGDGGLALGQVAIAAAILKKNN, from the coding sequence GTGAAAAACGGCATACAGTTACGTATCAAAGGAAAGGTTCAAGGGGTTGGATTTCGGCCATATGTCTGGCAACTCGCCCATCAATGTGCCTTGAACGGCGATGTCTGTAATGATGGCGAAGGTGTACTAGTGCGCCTATTAGAGACAGCGGATATCCCTTTATTTACCCAACTTTTATATCAACACTGCCCGCCGCTTGCGCATATTGAATCTGTACAACCCCAGCCTTTTCAATGGGATGAGTTACCAAAAAAATTCACTATTCGCCATAGTGGCGCTGGGCGCATGGATACTCAAGTTATCCCTGATGCTGCAACCTGCAAAGCCTGCCGTGACGAACTGTTTGACCCTACGAATCGTCGCTATCATTACCCATTTGCAAACTGCACCCATTGCGGCCCCCGCTTTACTATCATTCGTCAAATGCCCTATGACCGACCAAATACCTCAATGGCGGCATTTCCTTTATGCCCTAAATGTCAGCAAGAATATGAAAACCCGGCAGACAGACGTTTCCATGCACAGCCAAATGCTTGTGCAACCTGTGGTCCGGAAATCCAGCTGTGTGACAAGAATGGCAAGATTCTAGCGATTCACCATCACGCCTTAGAACAAACGGCGACTGATTTATTGAATGGCAAAATCGCTGCTATTAAAGGGCTCGGCGGTTTTCATCTTGCCTGTGATGCCACTCATTTCCATGCAGTCGAACAACTGCGTCAACGCAAACACCGTCCCAGCAAACCTCTGGCGGTGATGATCCCATCCCTAGACTGGCTAAAAAACCAAGGAGTCGATGTCACTGAAGGTCTAAGTGCATTACTTGAAAGTGCAGCCGCCCCGATTGTCCTTATTCACAGATGGAAAAATAGCGTATTAAGTGAAAATATTGCGCCACATTTGCGGGAGGTGGGGGTGATGCTACCTTCCAACCCACTGCAACACTTATTGATGGCGCAGGTGAATAAGCCATTAGTGATGACCTCTGGAAATGCATCTGGCAAACCACCCGTATTAACGGAGCAAGCGGCTTTTACCGATTTAGCGAACATTGCAGACATTTGGCTGATGCATAATCGCGATATTGTTCAACGGGCTGATGACTCTTTAGTGCGCTACCATGCCGGAAAAGCAGAAATGTTACGCCGAGCTAGAGGTTATGTGCCGGATGCCATTGACCTTCCGGCGGGCTTTGAAAGCTCACCGTCCATTTTGGCGTTAGGTGCGGATTTAAAAAATACCTTTTGTTTACTTAGAGATAAAAGTGCGGTGATGAGCCAGCATTTAGGTGATTTAGACGATGTCGATATTTATCAACAATATCAGCAGGCTATTACACTATTTGAATCCATCTATCGATTCAAACCGGAATATTTAGTGGGGGATATGCACCCCAATTATGTTAGCCACCGTTACGGCAAAACATTCAGTGAGCAGCTTAATATTCCGATGATCCACGTTCAGCATCATCATGCCCATATTGCGGCGGCGATGGCGGAACACGGCATCCCGTTAGGTGATGAAAAAGTGATTGGTTTGGCACTGGATGGTCTCGGTTTTGGCGATGATAACCGATTGTGGGGCGGTGAGTGCTTACTCGTCGATTACGCCTCTAGCCAACACCTTGGTGGATTACCACCAGTTGCTATGCCGGGGGGCGATTTGGCATCTCGCCAACCGTGGCGTAACTTATTGGCTCATCTAGAAAAATTTGTTCCTGATTGGCAAACAAATCCGATTGCTTCGGTACTCGCTCCTTTTGCTTATCCACTATTACAAAAAGCGATTAGCCGGGGGCTTAACTGCCCAACCGCTTCGTCGACAGGACGATTATTTGATGCTATCGCAGCAGCATTAAGGATCTGTCCTGAGCAAACCAGTTGGGAAGGTGAGGGGGCTTGCCAGTTAGAAGCGTTAGCATTGCAAAGTTCAGCTCAGCAGCATCCTGTCACAATGCCGGTGGTGGATAATCAATTGGATTTAAGCACCTTTTGGCATGAGTGGTTGGCTTATGATGCACCGAGAGCCGAACGAGCCCATGCTTTTCATCAAGCTTTGGCGCAAGGATTTGCGGATTTAGCCTTGCAACAAGCGAAACAGCATGGCATTCAACAAGTGGTGCTGTCTGGTGGTGTTCTGCATAACCAATTATTGCGTCATTTGCTAATAGAGAATTTACAGCCTCTTGAGGTGTTGCATGCCCGTCAATTACCGATGGGAGATGGTGGACTTGCATTGGGGCAAGTTGCGATCGCTGCCGCAATATTGAAGAAAAATAACTGA
- a CDS encoding Ig-like domain-containing protein codes for MNKKTTSLILLQIYFFIFWSFFPIGNANENKQEHWLILENTSEQSINDLPELPMESINKQDINQKFIAEKGSQLGTILSSENSTNIARNMLGNALIQKINRDINNWFNQVAYARIQFNTDKNGNAAILYPLYDKDSHIVFTQLGLQINEDRTTTNIGFGYRQLNIDWMWGVNSFYDSTSSNRRLGLGAEASADFIKLSSNGYFRLSDWHGSKLDNWRDFDERPANGFDVRFEGFLPDYPQFGANLKYEHYYGKNVNINNGLYLRDLKNNPSLYSVGVSYTPIPLVTMRLNQSVGSSSDTSAMLQINYRFDLPLNRQLSADSVKSMRSLTGLRYDFVDRNYDIVMQYKKQELLTISLPNELEVQSKQRINLTATIIKSKYGVKDIQWSAPELIADGGSFIKTSVNSIEIVLPPIQNNPKIYTLTAIAIDNNGNKSNTATTRLNVKPMSGMISIFTVFPQGSVTANDSDNYEATVTVTDTAGKALTNTNVEFTLSGFSPLSAFTLSGNNISSASPLTLPTDSKGQIIINIRGQKAQQGLLIAKLEDGYQSSKPLQFIADSSTAQIMPSDIVVIEDNAVANNKATNRISVHITDKFGNPLENQLISVSANNGATVGNITPTDANGDMIFSLTSFNAGNSEITITFNGSRHTVNVMFMPDKSTAQIDSANMILVRNNATANGIDTNRIKVIVTDAHNNPLPGQVITVTAENGATVSAISPTNSQGETEFTLTSLKAAQYQVTAEINGSTQSLNVTFVGDNNSAKIDKNDMVITKNNAKADGVDTDRVKVIVTDKNGNPLAGQIITVSTDTGVILGTISPTNTAGETEFSITSTEAKQYKITAEINGSSQSVSVDFIADTSTAQLDKSAITVVKNDAKADKIEINQIKVKIIDANNNPIKGQKVTVTADPHISIGPIPETDINGEAIISLTSRLPGPSVITLSINNSTQNVTVTFTSAIDPSKSTLTLDKTRIVNSSGATEDGKATITLTMIDKNNQPITGVKNDVAFTANNNELKIGNVTETAPGQYTAVVTSSTIGDYQITATVLYSTYTAQSPTISVYTYIFRLSNLDHKIGVTALYDYQLFVKSSDGVESEIQLNANQVNWISSNTSVATPISPGKIQGRQKGVVNISVSSTGTGYKGVPVTVIPAKLTVSELKISPIYGDSTSKPNSASEYLIEPPGYTLTGQGDWVVDSIGNSGGTGGTTTTITNTDSVTKIDVIVCRFQGVLVIGRLTFYKPTTNQVIGEAHNTCTNPQTYVYQIPSGEQFIGFTGWNSQTSSTNSVFLGAIRFITIDR; via the coding sequence ATGAATAAAAAAACCACATCATTAATTTTACTTCAAATCTATTTTTTTATTTTCTGGAGTTTTTTTCCTATTGGTAATGCAAATGAAAACAAACAAGAACATTGGCTTATATTAGAAAACACATCAGAGCAATCTATTAATGACCTTCCTGAACTGCCAATGGAATCAATAAATAAGCAAGATATCAATCAGAAATTTATTGCCGAAAAAGGAAGCCAGCTAGGTACAATTCTGAGCAGTGAAAATAGCACCAATATTGCCCGAAATATGTTAGGAAACGCCTTAATACAGAAGATTAACCGTGATATTAATAATTGGTTTAATCAGGTTGCTTATGCCCGCATTCAATTTAACACTGATAAAAACGGTAATGCCGCTATCCTCTATCCCTTATATGATAAAGATAGCCATATTGTCTTCACCCAATTGGGATTACAAATTAATGAAGATCGTACAACAACGAATATAGGATTCGGTTATCGTCAGCTTAATATTGATTGGATGTGGGGGGTTAACTCGTTTTATGATTCAACATCTTCAAATAGACGTTTAGGTTTAGGTGCTGAAGCATCCGCTGATTTTATTAAACTATCAAGCAACGGTTATTTTCGCTTGAGTGATTGGCATGGTTCTAAATTAGACAATTGGCGTGATTTTGATGAGCGCCCAGCTAATGGTTTTGATGTTCGATTCGAAGGATTTCTTCCAGATTATCCTCAATTTGGGGCAAATTTAAAATACGAGCATTATTATGGAAAGAACGTAAATATAAACAATGGTTTATATTTACGAGACTTAAAAAATAATCCAAGTCTTTATAGTGTTGGCGTTTCTTATACACCAATACCGCTTGTAACGATGAGATTAAATCAGTCCGTAGGCAGCTCCAGTGATACATCCGCCATGCTCCAAATTAATTATCGTTTTGATCTTCCACTGAATCGCCAATTATCTGCTGACTCAGTCAAAAGTATGCGTTCTCTTACAGGATTACGTTACGACTTTGTCGACCGAAACTACGACATCGTCATGCAATATAAGAAGCAAGAATTGCTTACTATTTCATTACCTAATGAATTAGAGGTGCAATCAAAACAACGGATCAATCTAACCGCAACAATTATAAAGTCTAAATATGGCGTCAAAGACATTCAATGGTCAGCCCCTGAGCTGATTGCTGATGGAGGAAGCTTTATTAAAACCTCCGTAAACAGTATCGAAATTGTTTTACCTCCCATTCAAAACAACCCTAAAATCTATACGCTAACGGCTATTGCAATCGATAATAATGGGAATAAATCGAATACCGCGACAACCCGTTTAAATGTAAAACCGATGTCAGGAATGATTTCTATTTTTACCGTCTTTCCTCAAGGCTCTGTCACAGCCAATGATTCAGATAACTATGAAGCAACTGTGACAGTCACAGATACAGCCGGAAAAGCGCTCACAAATACCAATGTCGAATTTACGTTATCAGGTTTCTCGCCATTATCCGCATTTACTTTATCTGGCAATAATATTTCCAGTGCTTCTCCGCTCACATTGCCAACGGACAGTAAAGGGCAAATTATTATCAATATTCGGGGACAAAAAGCCCAACAAGGATTATTGATTGCTAAATTAGAAGATGGCTATCAATCCAGCAAGCCTCTCCAATTTATCGCTGATAGTTCCACCGCCCAGATCATGCCATCTGATATTGTCGTTATTGAAGATAATGCCGTCGCCAATAACAAAGCGACTAACCGCATTTCTGTACACATCACAGATAAATTTGGAAATCCATTAGAAAATCAATTAATTAGTGTATCCGCAAATAATGGCGCAACAGTGGGTAACATTACCCCTACCGATGCAAATGGCGATATGATTTTCTCTTTAACCAGTTTTAACGCGGGTAATAGTGAAATCACAATAACATTTAATGGCAGTCGCCATACCGTCAACGTGATGTTTATGCCCGATAAGAGCACGGCGCAAATTGATAGTGCCAATATGATTTTGGTGAGGAATAACGCGACGGCTAATGGTATTGATACAAATAGAATTAAAGTTATCGTTACCGATGCCCATAATAACCCGCTTCCAGGTCAAGTGATTACAGTAACGGCAGAAAATGGCGCGACGGTAAGCGCAATCTCACCAACCAATAGTCAGGGAGAAACAGAGTTTACGCTCACAAGTCTCAAAGCGGCCCAATATCAAGTAACCGCTGAAATTAATGGCAGTACTCAATCCCTAAACGTGACATTTGTTGGGGATAACAACTCTGCGAAAATTGATAAAAATGACATGGTAATCACCAAAAATAACGCTAAAGCCGATGGTGTTGATACCGATCGCGTCAAGGTTATCGTAACGGATAAAAATGGCAATCCACTTGCAGGTCAAATCATCACAGTGAGTACCGATACGGGCGTGATTTTAGGGACTATTTCGCCAACTAATACTGCGGGGGAAACTGAATTCTCCATCACAAGCACCGAAGCTAAGCAATACAAAATAACGGCAGAGATCAACGGCAGCTCACAATCTGTTTCAGTTGATTTTATTGCAGATACCAGTACAGCCCAATTAGATAAAAGCGCGATTACTGTCGTCAAAAATGATGCTAAAGCCGATAAAATCGAAATTAATCAAATAAAAGTCAAAATCATCGATGCCAATAATAACCCTATAAAAGGTCAAAAAGTCACTGTGACTGCGGATCCCCATATTAGCATTGGTCCAATTCCAGAAACCGATATTAATGGTGAAGCCATTATTTCCTTAACCAGTAGGCTGCCGGGACCCAGTGTAATTACCCTGTCGATTAATAATAGTACCCAAAATGTCACCGTCACATTTACCAGTGCTATTGACCCGAGCAAATCAACTCTCACGTTAGATAAAACACGTATCGTCAATTCATCGGGTGCAACAGAGGATGGAAAAGCCACGATCACGCTCACTATGATCGATAAGAATAATCAGCCGATTACAGGGGTTAAAAATGATGTGGCGTTTACTGCCAATAATAATGAGCTGAAGATAGGTAATGTGACAGAAACAGCTCCCGGTCAATATACGGCGGTTGTCACCTCTTCTACCATTGGTGATTACCAGATCACCGCAACAGTGCTGTATTCAACCTATACGGCTCAGTCACCAACCATTAGCGTGTATACCTATATATTCAGGCTCAGCAATTTAGATCATAAAATAGGTGTGACCGCCCTATATGATTATCAATTATTTGTTAAATCCAGCGATGGTGTAGAAAGTGAAATTCAATTAAATGCTAACCAAGTCAATTGGATATCCAGTAATACCAGTGTGGCGACACCGATATCTCCAGGGAAAATTCAAGGTCGACAAAAAGGGGTCGTCAATATTAGTGTTAGCAGTACTGGTACGGGTTATAAAGGTGTTCCAGTCACCGTCATACCTGCAAAATTGACTGTCAGTGAATTGAAAATATCACCAATATATGGTGATTCCACCAGCAAACCTAATTCAGCCTCTGAATACTTGATTGAGCCTCCTGGATATACGTTAACGGGTCAAGGGGATTGGGTCGTGGACTCTATCGGGAATTCCGGGGGAACGGGAGGAACCACCACAACCATAACTAACACAGATTCGGTGACTAAAATTGATGTTATTGTGTGCCGCTTCCAAGGTGTGCTGGTCATCGGTCGATTAACTTTCTACAAGCCTACAACTAACCAAGTGATTGGAGAAGCGCATAATACCTGCACTAATCCACAAACTTATGTCTACCAAATCCCATCGGGAGAACAATTTATCGGGTTTACAGGATGGAATAGTCAAACCTCGTCTACCAATAGTGTTTTCTTGGGCGCAATTCGTTTTATTACCATTGATAGATAA
- a CDS encoding fimbrial protein has translation MVPFYEVNDKDLYRQRDISEVFEITLSECEYLPDFSFSMSFTGISNPKIEGSLQIDGDPGDLGYAIVLSSDNGNVDINSQYPIVGMNGNKFPSVIPLKASILGEQDAIKNKSIKLGDFSATTTFNIYYE, from the coding sequence GTGGTACCATTTTATGAGGTCAATGATAAAGACCTTTATCGTCAAAGAGATATTTCCGAAGTCTTTGAAATTACACTCTCTGAGTGCGAATATTTACCTGATTTTTCATTTTCGATGTCATTTACGGGAATCAGTAACCCGAAAATTGAAGGTTCGTTACAAATTGATGGTGACCCTGGTGATCTGGGTTATGCCATCGTGTTAAGTAGCGATAATGGCAATGTGGATATTAATAGCCAATACCCTATTGTTGGAATGAATGGCAATAAATTCCCTAGCGTGATCCCGCTCAAAGCCTCAATCTTGGGGGAACAAGACGCTATCAAAAATAAAAGTATTAAACTCGGGGATTTTAGCGCCACCACCACTTTTAATATCTATTATGAATAA
- a CDS encoding fimbrial protein gives MKKLLLSFVLFLAYTSTAQAVKVNFRGNLVEGTPCVINNNRPIEVDFGDDLVVSLVPTKGGTKYIEDIDFEWVCDNISSGTDVVFSFEGKRSYFDNDLLEITEQRDIALQIYYDSNTLRVNDTFVYTYESDSRTPDLKAALVKSSSSSARVDPGEFTSSATLTVAYP, from the coding sequence ATGAAAAAGCTCTTGTTATCATTCGTTTTATTTCTGGCATACACAAGTACGGCACAGGCTGTCAAAGTAAACTTTAGAGGAAACTTGGTAGAGGGAACGCCTTGCGTCATCAATAATAATCGCCCAATTGAGGTGGATTTTGGTGATGATTTAGTGGTTTCTCTAGTACCCACAAAAGGTGGTACAAAATACATAGAAGATATCGATTTTGAATGGGTATGTGACAATATTTCCTCTGGAACGGATGTGGTTTTTAGTTTTGAAGGTAAACGTTCTTACTTTGATAATGATTTATTAGAAATTACTGAGCAAAGAGACATTGCACTGCAAATTTATTATGATTCAAACACATTAAGAGTGAACGATACGTTTGTATACACCTATGAATCTGACTCTAGAACACCTGATCTGAAGGCTGCATTAGTGAAAAGTAGCTCCAGTTCTGCTCGTGTCGATCCGGGCGAGTTTACCTCTAGCGCAACATTAACGGTTGCTTATCCATGA
- a CDS encoding fimbrial protein, whose product MFKFKNLFCLSLLFFLSVTAFADGKFVTVRVNVLSGGCVLNDNEDIYVDFGDDIVIGQIESGKYTEAIPYSLSCDSRFDELYIAFEGVKGETSNSLKVADTPGLNIKLYIDNKPMDIGSQYEIDNIQYLPSLTAELALANGIRPVGGEFSTAATLTVGYH is encoded by the coding sequence ATGTTTAAATTTAAGAACCTATTTTGTCTTAGTTTACTGTTTTTTTTATCTGTGACTGCATTTGCAGATGGGAAATTTGTGACGGTCAGAGTGAATGTTTTATCTGGCGGATGTGTGTTGAATGATAACGAAGATATCTATGTGGACTTTGGTGATGACATCGTTATTGGACAAATTGAGTCAGGTAAATACACAGAGGCAATTCCTTATAGTTTAAGTTGTGATTCGCGATTTGACGAGCTGTATATTGCTTTTGAAGGTGTTAAAGGGGAAACCTCAAACAGCCTGAAAGTTGCGGATACACCGGGTTTGAATATCAAACTGTATATTGATAACAAGCCTATGGATATCGGTTCTCAATATGAGATTGATAATATCCAATATTTACCTTCTTTAACTGCAGAACTGGCACTGGCTAATGGGATAAGACCTGTTGGAGGTGAGTTTTCTACTGCTGCAACACTAACTGTAGGATATCATTAA